ATCTTCTCCTGTTCGAGAAAACGGTTCAGATCAGCACGAGCTTTCAGCGCCGTGAACGAATCAGGATACCGGTTTATGATATCGACAAACAAAACAACGCGAGCCGGGTATACTGACCAATGGCTTTCCCACACAGCGACGGCCCGTTCAGCAACAATATCTTTGATGTATTGATTGAAATCCAAGTCATCAACATCCCACGGCGAAAATATCATCTGGCGATACAATTCATACAGCTCTTCGATAGCCTCCTGATCGCCCGTCTTTGCGATTCTCCGCTGCAATACTTCAACCTGCGCAAACCATTCGCCATAGTCAACCTCACGGAATTTGAATTCGATTGGGACCATGACCCATGTCTGCAACTTCTCTTCACCGA
This candidate division WOR-3 bacterium DNA region includes the following protein-coding sequences:
- a CDS encoding energy transducer TonB — translated: MSIKSYAICAFLGVLLVSCSAKKALLVPVLLDYQLDYPDEARRQGMEGTVHVKVLVNRSGRAEEVSIAKSSNNMLLDSAAVRTAKTFVFSPAVVGEEKLQTWVMVPIEFKFREVDYGEWFAQVEVLQRRIAKTGDQEAIEELYELYRQMIFSPWDVDDLDFNQYIKDIVAERAVAVWESHWSVYPARVVLFVDIINRYPDSFTALKARADLNRFLEQEKIKMRLSLGAVRTDTLMSRIKRAIDHQ